One genomic window of Candidatus Methanomethylicota archaeon includes the following:
- a CDS encoding ECF transporter S component — MKTRQLALTANLAAIPVALRIIKHNIVGAIPIINFPVAFALISGALLGPLNGFIVGLLSFLVSDIFLGLGYWTIFTSLTCGIIGLIGGFMWRGRNPCRLELLAVTLMLTFTYDILTSILLYAIFMPLQEAVIMGLIGLFLPAMGGTLYAMGPIVELSTAILVSILLPKVRGVRINEG, encoded by the coding sequence GTGAAAACTAGGCAATTAGCTTTAACCGCAAATCTAGCAGCAATTCCAGTGGCTTTAAGAATAATTAAGCATAATATTGTTGGAGCTATCCCAATAATAAACTTCCCAGTGGCATTTGCATTAATTTCAGGAGCCCTCCTAGGACCATTAAATGGATTCATAGTGGGATTGCTCAGCTTCCTAGTTTCAGATATATTCCTAGGATTGGGATACTGGACTATATTCACAAGCTTAACATGTGGAATTATTGGGTTAATAGGTGGATTTATGTGGAGGGGGAGAAACCCATGCAGATTAGAATTATTGGCGGTAACATTGATGTTAACCTTCACATACGACATATTAACATCAATACTGCTATATGCAATATTCATGCCCCTCCAAGAAGCTGTGATTATGGGTTTAATTGGATTATTCCTACCAGCAATGGGTGGAACACTCTACGCCATGGGGCCAATAGTTGAATTGTCAACGGCAATCCTAGTATCAATACTACTACCAAAGGTTAGGGGGGTGAGGATAAATGAGGGGTAA
- a CDS encoding DUF4430 domain-containing protein, which translates to MRGKVYWATIIILFIWALSSTAFATYYYTKMMELSSYARNLEENIRQVRVYMEKLTSNVMKAMEYASLSGNQEIAKVIEEIGNDTIKVNRVLGGEIKIKILLDYGNGSRVWYNETIISNGETLFKAMTKALKVTYKTYQYGVFIESINNVYNDPNRNMYWMWWRWDSEKKIWILGSISCDKYIPVNGEIFAWKYSNVMEWPPKPP; encoded by the coding sequence ATGAGGGGTAAAGTATACTGGGCTACAATAATCATACTATTCATATGGGCTTTATCATCCACAGCATTCGCCACATACTACTACACAAAAATGATGGAATTATCATCATATGCTAGAAACCTGGAAGAAAACATAAGGCAAGTTAGAGTGTACATGGAAAAACTAACATCAAATGTGATGAAAGCCATGGAATATGCCAGCTTAAGTGGAAATCAAGAAATAGCTAAAGTAATAGAAGAAATTGGAAATGACACCATAAAAGTGAATAGGGTATTGGGTGGGGAAATCAAGATAAAAATACTTTTGGATTACGGTAATGGAAGCAGAGTTTGGTATAATGAAACAATAATAAGCAATGGGGAAACCCTATTTAAAGCCATGACAAAAGCATTGAAGGTAACGTATAAGACATATCAATATGGGGTATTCATAGAATCCATAAACAACGTATACAACGACCCAAACAGAAACATGTACTGGATGTGGTGGAGATGGGATTCGGAGAAGAAGATATGGATCCTTGGATCAATATCATGCGACAAATACATACCAGTAAATGGCGAAATATTCGCATGGAAGTATAGTAACGTAATGGAATGGCCTCCAAAACCACCATAA
- a CDS encoding DUF4443 domain-containing protein — MSEMRGGKRGPTPKIDLEDLATVLIMIKHSGGMGRYRISEEMEIPNGTIRGVLKKLSETGILKATPRGCELTDLGEKMLMEYLIELGIGRIELYEGDEFNLIAPGKAKVLAILRSGAEKVTNGLMQRDEAVRAGADGATIIIKRMGRVLIPGVEVSRELNEQLRKLEEEYGVGEGGVAIFCWGKNLAKAVKGALKAATTLQ, encoded by the coding sequence ATGAGTGAAATGAGAGGGGGGAAGAGGGGGCCAACGCCGAAGATAGACCTAGAAGACTTAGCAACAGTACTAATAATGATAAAACATAGTGGAGGGATGGGGAGATATAGAATATCTGAGGAAATGGAGATACCAAATGGAACCATAAGGGGGGTTTTAAAGAAACTTTCTGAAACAGGGATTTTGAAGGCAACTCCAAGGGGATGCGAATTAACAGATCTTGGGGAGAAAATGTTAATGGAATATTTGATTGAATTGGGAATTGGGAGGATAGAGCTGTATGAGGGGGATGAATTCAACCTCATAGCCCCAGGGAAAGCTAAGGTTTTAGCAATATTGAGGAGTGGAGCTGAAAAGGTTACGAATGGATTAATGCAAAGGGATGAAGCTGTGAGGGCTGGAGCTGATGGAGCTACAATAATAATCAAGAGGATGGGGAGAGTATTGATCCCAGGAGTCGAGGTGTCAAGGGAATTAAATGAACAATTGAGGAAATTGGAGGAAGAATATGGTGTGGGAGAAGGTGGTGTAGCAATATTTTGTTGGGGTAAGAATTTAGCTAAAGCAGTGAAGGGAGCTTTAAAGGCAGCTACAACCCTACAATGA
- a CDS encoding carboxypeptidase M32 produces MSQEVFKDENIKKIVEKVRTVWALDIADSLMGWDIEVLMPQEGATERGIARAELQALGQSILKSKELRSLVEEAERNIEKLNDYERGLIRVLKRRIKIATAIPEEVLKEYVKTTSEATIQWRIARSKSEYGIFKPYLEKIVDLMRKFAEYLGYEEHPYDALLDLYEEGFRTRDADKMFNVLEPGIRRIFSRVQREGRYRSKHELEDVEYNVDDMKNLNLEILKIFEYPLGVRSRFDVSTHPFTTSIGIRDVRITTRYEGKDFKRSMYSTIHEYGHALYELQIDERLSGTILATGVSGGIHESQSRFWENIIGRSRVFAEAIYPTIKKHLKFVEKYTPEELYYYFNTVKPSLIRVDADEVTYNLHILLRYKLEKSMITGEVRMDELPEVWNSEFERLIGIRPKKDSEGVLQDIHWSSGLGSFCNYTIGNVVAAQILKHMKREMDFETQIAKLNFKPIREYLRNKIHMWGSVYEPKELLKRSFNEEMNPEHLLKYLEEKYLGG; encoded by the coding sequence ATGAGTCAAGAAGTATTCAAAGATGAGAATATAAAGAAAATAGTTGAAAAGGTTAGGACTGTATGGGCATTGGACATTGCAGACAGCCTAATGGGGTGGGATATAGAAGTCCTAATGCCACAAGAGGGGGCTACGGAGAGGGGGATAGCTAGAGCTGAACTACAAGCATTAGGTCAAAGTATACTTAAATCAAAGGAACTTAGGAGCTTGGTGGAAGAAGCTGAAAGGAATATTGAGAAACTAAATGATTATGAGAGGGGATTAATAAGGGTTTTGAAGAGAAGGATAAAAATTGCAACAGCCATACCGGAAGAGGTATTAAAGGAATATGTGAAAACCACATCAGAAGCCACCATACAATGGAGGATTGCAAGATCTAAGAGTGAATATGGAATATTCAAACCATACCTCGAGAAGATAGTGGATTTAATGAGGAAGTTTGCTGAATACTTGGGATATGAGGAGCACCCATACGATGCACTACTAGATCTATATGAGGAAGGGTTTAGAACCAGGGATGCCGATAAAATGTTCAACGTATTAGAACCTGGAATAAGGAGGATATTTAGCAGGGTGCAGAGGGAAGGGAGATACAGATCAAAACATGAACTTGAAGACGTTGAATACAATGTTGATGACATGAAGAATCTAAACCTAGAAATACTGAAGATATTTGAATATCCATTGGGGGTTAGATCTAGATTCGATGTATCCACACATCCATTCACAACGAGCATAGGTATAAGGGATGTAAGAATAACAACAAGATATGAGGGGAAGGATTTCAAGAGGAGTATGTATAGTACAATACATGAGTATGGACATGCCCTATACGAATTACAAATAGATGAAAGGTTATCTGGAACAATACTAGCCACAGGGGTTAGTGGAGGAATACATGAAAGCCAATCTAGATTCTGGGAAAACATAATTGGGAGGAGTAGAGTATTTGCAGAAGCCATATACCCAACAATCAAAAAGCACTTGAAATTTGTGGAGAAATACACCCCAGAAGAACTATACTACTACTTCAACACCGTTAAGCCAAGCCTAATAAGGGTTGATGCAGATGAAGTCACATACAACCTACACATACTCCTACGATACAAACTGGAAAAATCAATGATAACTGGAGAAGTAAGGATGGATGAACTACCAGAAGTATGGAACTCAGAATTTGAAAGACTAATTGGAATTAGACCTAAGAAGGATAGTGAAGGTGTATTACAAGACATACATTGGAGTAGTGGACTGGGATCATTCTGCAACTACACAATTGGAAACGTGGTGGCAGCACAAATACTAAAGCATATGAAAAGGGAAATGGACTTCGAAACACAAATAGCCAAACTAAACTTCAAACCAATAAGGGAGTACTTGAGAAACAAGATACACATGTGGGGATCAGTATACGAACCAAAGGAGCTGCTCAAGAGGAGCTTCAATGAAGAAATGAACCCAGAACACCTACTAAAATACTTAGAGGAAAAATACTTAGGGGGATAA
- a CDS encoding CocE/NonD family hydrolase: MYFESYFDVKIPMRDGVKLSADIYLPRRGGKYPVILIRTPYNKALPGEIKYGTRDVEFYVKNGYAVVIQDVRGRGDSEGEWHPFIHEGEDGYDTIKWISEQDWCNGRIAMMGGSYRGWVQWAAAKLNPPNLVTMISTAAAGRWFQELPYYNGLVSLGMLEWLHYVGGRVVQNPDVVDWVKVLWHFPLKSMDEVLGRVNTVWRIWLSHSRLDDYWKSILLTEEDFKRINLPVLHITGWYDGDQPGATYFYEGMVRYSPARDKQYLVSGPWDHAGTRVPRRVLGGVDFGPEAVIDLLKLHLWWFDYWLKDDEKALKSIQEFFGGGRCLTFVMGLNKWVSRDIWPPREVCWCNWYIDSGGRANTLFGDGRLTVEKPSIESYDSYIYDPMNPVISSVDFNFYSPKAVETPLDIRALESRFDVLVYTSEPLKKPIEIAGKPKMLLYASSDCIDTDWICLLSKVYPDGKSILFNYGGLRARFRESFERETFMEPNKIYKFEFNFFFDTNILIEPECRLRLSITSSYFPRFDRNFNSGEPIGEMLKARKANNVIFHGGNLSSALLLPIIGGVNM, from the coding sequence ATGTATTTTGAATCATATTTCGATGTTAAGATTCCAATGAGGGATGGTGTTAAGCTTTCAGCAGACATATATCTTCCACGTAGAGGCGGCAAGTATCCAGTCATCTTGATTAGAACACCATACAATAAGGCTTTGCCTGGTGAGATAAAGTATGGGACTCGTGATGTTGAGTTCTATGTTAAGAATGGATATGCTGTTGTAATTCAAGATGTTAGGGGTAGAGGGGATTCTGAGGGTGAATGGCATCCATTCATACATGAGGGTGAAGATGGTTATGATACTATAAAGTGGATTTCAGAGCAAGATTGGTGTAATGGACGTATAGCGATGATGGGTGGATCGTATAGGGGCTGGGTTCAATGGGCTGCTGCTAAACTTAATCCACCAAACCTTGTAACCATGATTAGTACAGCTGCCGCTGGGAGATGGTTTCAAGAGCTACCATACTATAATGGTTTAGTTAGTTTGGGGATGTTGGAGTGGCTTCACTATGTTGGCGGTCGAGTTGTGCAAAACCCTGATGTTGTGGATTGGGTTAAAGTTTTGTGGCATTTCCCATTAAAGAGTATGGATGAAGTTCTAGGTAGAGTTAATACTGTTTGGAGGATTTGGTTAAGTCACTCAAGACTTGACGATTACTGGAAGAGCATACTATTAACTGAGGAGGATTTTAAGAGGATTAACCTCCCAGTTCTCCATATAACTGGATGGTATGATGGCGATCAACCTGGAGCCACATACTTTTATGAGGGGATGGTAAGGTATTCCCCAGCTAGGGATAAGCAGTACTTGGTTTCAGGGCCATGGGATCATGCTGGTACGAGGGTTCCGAGGAGGGTTCTTGGAGGCGTTGATTTCGGCCCAGAAGCAGTTATAGACCTCCTCAAATTACATTTATGGTGGTTTGATTACTGGTTGAAGGATGATGAAAAAGCCTTAAAGAGTATACAGGAATTCTTTGGTGGTGGTAGATGCTTAACCTTCGTTATGGGATTGAATAAGTGGGTTTCAAGGGATATTTGGCCTCCGAGGGAGGTTTGTTGGTGCAATTGGTATATTGATAGTGGTGGTAGGGCGAACACTCTATTTGGTGATGGTAGATTAACGGTTGAAAAGCCTAGTATTGAATCTTATGATTCATACATATATGATCCAATGAATCCAGTCATATCTTCAGTGGACTTCAACTTCTATTCCCCAAAGGCTGTTGAAACACCATTGGATATTAGAGCTTTAGAATCTAGGTTTGACGTCTTAGTTTATACTAGTGAACCATTGAAGAAGCCAATTGAAATTGCAGGTAAACCCAAGATGTTATTGTATGCATCAAGCGATTGTATTGATACGGATTGGATATGCTTACTCTCCAAAGTCTATCCGGATGGCAAGTCCATTCTATTCAATTATGGTGGTCTTAGAGCTAGGTTTAGGGAGTCCTTTGAGCGGGAGACTTTCATGGAGCCAAATAAGATTTACAAATTTGAATTCAACTTCTTCTTCGATACAAACATTCTAATAGAGCCTGAGTGTAGGTTGAGGCTATCCATAACAAGTAGCTACTTCCCAAGATTTGATAGGAACTTTAATAGTGGTGAACCTATAGGTGAGATGTTGAAGGCTAGGAAGGCTAATAACGTAATTTTCCATGGAGGAAATCTATCTTCAGCACTCCTCCTACCAATAATTGGTGGAGTCAATATGTGA
- a CDS encoding S9 family peptidase, protein MIMEMYDPIWLEVKKYLSIRSATTPRALKNSYKLIYLSDTTGVPIPWIYDMNRSDPLIPMEQRVGNLSVSENGIIALTNDIDGNERWQISTYDLNNDKLTHVAGDGSDINNLGAWSIDGKTLGFTSNKRNGVDFDVYIYKLSGKVEGPIAKMEGTNNLVEWVNHDHALIIHNNTNLDSDIYLIDFKNGNLENLTKHDGEAANTNPKNLGDGKFLFTTNINSEYMGIAIYDLNRRGWKYLYQPDRDVEAIEVSPDKLKVAFSENVEGYSKLYTANIDFTHVREMKIPKGVISEISWGKIGLTYSISSPKIGNEIWVWSEGAGQRQITYSPKYHVKMEENVLPETVRYRSWDGMMIPALIYKPKTGKPPYPAVVTIHGGPESQDRPSFQFLPQILVKLGYIVLSPNFRGSSGYGKTFIHLDDREKRMDSLRDIGALVDWAEGEGLVRKGEIAITGASYGGYATLMSMALYPEYWSCGVERVGIVNLVTFIRNTGPWRRKYRMHEYGDPEKMYDVMMELSPIKHLDKIKAPLMVIHGSNDPRVPISEAEQLVEEMKKRGREVKYIKVGDEGHGLTKINNRVNLQMEIIRFIMQHTPVKRGS, encoded by the coding sequence ATGATTATGGAAATGTACGATCCAATATGGCTTGAAGTAAAGAAGTATTTAAGCATAAGATCAGCCACAACACCTAGGGCATTGAAAAACTCATACAAACTCATATATTTGAGCGATACAACTGGCGTGCCAATACCATGGATTTATGACATGAATAGAAGCGACCCCCTAATACCAATGGAACAGAGAGTTGGAAATTTGAGTGTAAGTGAAAATGGTATTATAGCTTTAACAAATGATATCGATGGAAATGAGAGATGGCAAATATCCACATACGATCTCAACAATGATAAATTAACACATGTGGCTGGTGATGGAAGTGACATAAATAATTTAGGTGCATGGAGCATTGATGGAAAAACTTTAGGATTCACATCAAATAAGAGGAATGGAGTGGATTTCGACGTATACATTTATAAGCTAAGTGGAAAGGTTGAAGGACCAATTGCAAAAATGGAGGGAACCAACAACCTTGTGGAATGGGTAAACCACGACCATGCACTAATAATACACAACAATACAAATCTAGATAGTGACATATACCTAATAGATTTCAAAAATGGGAATCTAGAAAACCTCACAAAACATGATGGGGAAGCTGCAAACACAAACCCAAAAAACCTTGGAGATGGGAAATTCCTATTCACAACAAACATAAACTCAGAATACATGGGAATAGCCATATACGATCTAAATAGGAGGGGGTGGAAATACCTATACCAGCCAGATAGGGATGTGGAAGCCATAGAAGTATCCCCAGATAAACTTAAAGTGGCATTTAGCGAAAATGTGGAGGGATACTCAAAACTATACACTGCAAACATAGACTTCACACACGTTAGGGAAATGAAGATTCCGAAGGGGGTTATAAGTGAAATATCTTGGGGTAAAATTGGATTAACATACTCAATTTCAAGCCCAAAAATTGGAAACGAAATATGGGTTTGGAGTGAAGGAGCTGGGCAAAGGCAAATAACATACTCACCAAAATACCACGTGAAAATGGAGGAAAACGTACTGCCAGAAACCGTCAGATATAGGAGTTGGGATGGAATGATGATACCAGCATTAATCTACAAGCCAAAAACTGGGAAACCACCATACCCAGCAGTGGTAACAATACATGGTGGACCTGAAAGTCAAGATAGACCATCATTCCAATTCCTACCACAAATACTCGTAAAACTAGGATACATAGTTCTCTCACCAAACTTTAGGGGATCCAGCGGTTATGGTAAAACATTCATACACCTAGATGACCGTGAGAAGAGGATGGACTCATTAAGGGATATAGGAGCCTTAGTGGATTGGGCTGAGGGGGAGGGGCTTGTACGTAAAGGTGAAATAGCAATCACAGGGGCATCATATGGAGGATATGCCACACTAATGAGCATGGCACTATACCCAGAATACTGGAGTTGTGGTGTAGAAAGGGTTGGAATAGTGAACCTAGTCACATTCATAAGGAATACTGGGCCATGGAGGAGGAAGTATAGGATGCATGAATATGGAGATCCGGAGAAAATGTACGATGTAATGATGGAACTAAGCCCAATAAAACATTTAGATAAAATTAAAGCTCCATTAATGGTTATACATGGATCCAACGATCCAAGAGTACCGATAAGTGAAGCTGAACAACTCGTTGAAGAAATGAAGAAGAGGGGTAGGGAAGTTAAATACATAAAGGTTGGCGATGAAGGACATGGATTAACAAAGATAAATAATAGAGTAAACCTTCAAATGGAAATAATAAGATTCATAATGCAACATACACCAGTGAAAAGGGGTAGCTGA
- a CDS encoding nucleotide sugar dehydrogenase, whose amino-acid sequence MWVCMLFGLSDSEILKKLDSGDVRIAVYGLGRVGLPLAVAWLRAGQRVLGVDVDEKIVESINSGVSPISDEPMVPEAVKHYVSIGMFKATTNLVEASKICEVKFVTVPTGIVDGKFNGAHLERALRGIGKGLKRGDAVCVECTVPPMTTETFVKSILESESGLKAEEDFALAFSPERIYEGRALEDLEVRYPKIVGGVGQRSTHFFSLLYRRIAKRGVIEMGSARAAELSKIFEGVYRDVNIALANELAALCSAYGVDFFEVREASNSQPFCHLHKPGVGVGGPCIPVYPYFLLESASKVGLRLELTRLARTINEDMPSKTISILREVMFELNLAPSKAVVAVFGLAFRGNIADSRGSPTYEIVKLLLNMGVRVVVHDPYISIDQKLKSLGVTLTGSIEEAVKGCNVVIIATDHDYYRNLDWGRISDLMSNPKIIFDGRGIVDISNIPRGITFVGIGRPKIRL is encoded by the coding sequence TTGTGGGTATGCATGTTATTCGGCTTAAGTGATTCTGAGATTTTGAAGAAATTGGATTCCGGTGATGTTAGGATAGCAGTTTATGGTTTGGGTAGGGTTGGTCTCCCCTTGGCTGTGGCTTGGCTTAGAGCTGGTCAGAGGGTTTTGGGTGTTGATGTTGATGAGAAGATTGTTGAATCCATAAATTCTGGTGTATCACCAATTTCTGATGAACCGATGGTACCTGAAGCCGTTAAGCATTATGTGAGTATTGGAATGTTTAAAGCCACCACAAACCTTGTTGAAGCATCGAAGATTTGTGAAGTTAAGTTTGTGACTGTTCCAACGGGGATTGTTGATGGTAAATTTAATGGTGCACACTTGGAGAGGGCTTTAAGGGGGATTGGGAAGGGTTTGAAGAGGGGGGATGCTGTATGTGTAGAGTGTACAGTTCCACCAATGACAACGGAAACCTTCGTTAAATCCATACTTGAGAGTGAGAGTGGCCTTAAAGCTGAGGAGGATTTTGCTTTAGCCTTTAGCCCGGAGAGGATTTATGAGGGTAGAGCTTTGGAGGATTTGGAGGTTAGGTATCCAAAGATAGTTGGTGGGGTTGGTCAAAGGAGTACGCACTTCTTCTCCCTCCTATATAGGAGGATTGCTAAGAGGGGGGTTATTGAGATGGGTAGTGCTAGGGCTGCTGAGCTTTCAAAGATTTTTGAGGGGGTTTATAGGGATGTGAATATTGCATTGGCCAATGAACTTGCAGCTCTATGCAGTGCTTATGGTGTGGACTTCTTTGAGGTTAGGGAGGCATCCAATAGTCAACCCTTCTGCCACCTCCATAAACCTGGGGTTGGAGTTGGGGGGCCATGCATCCCAGTCTACCCATACTTCCTCCTTGAATCTGCATCTAAGGTTGGTTTAAGATTAGAGCTAACTAGGTTGGCTAGAACCATAAATGAGGATATGCCTTCAAAAACTATTTCAATTCTGAGGGAAGTTATGTTTGAGTTAAATTTAGCTCCATCAAAAGCTGTTGTGGCGGTATTTGGTTTAGCTTTTAGGGGTAATATTGCTGATTCTAGGGGGAGCCCAACATATGAAATTGTTAAATTGCTCCTTAATATGGGGGTTAGGGTTGTGGTTCATGACCCATACATCAGCATAGATCAGAAGCTGAAATCGCTTGGTGTGACTTTGACTGGATCCATTGAGGAAGCTGTTAAAGGGTGTAATGTTGTTATTATAGCCACTGATCATGATTACTATCGCAATCTGGATTGGGGGAGGATTTCAGATTTAATGTCTAATCCAAAAATAATTTTTGATGGTAGGGGGATTGTGGATATATCTAATATTCCAAGGGGCATAACATTTGTGGGTATTGGTAGACCTAAAATTAGACTCTAA
- a CDS encoding ATP-dependent DNA ligase, with product MKTEFKTLAELCEKLESMSRRGLMVSEVAAFLKNLDVDEISPAVSMILGRAFPLSSGLELNVSWSTILKVLRGIVHGDWRIFTDAFKKTGDVGSAVKLFLESSRVSRQTTLASKHLTIIEVKRFFEEIAKASGRGARDHKARLLESLFSLASPIEMKYIVRILIGEMRTGFSEGLMREAISEAFNIPIEVINRAMLMVGDLEVLAETAKRYGLNGFSKLGFQVFRPIKPMLAKDVGSLREAFEIIGGEVALEYKLDGVRVQIHRSGSEVKIYSRRLTDATGSLPEIVDEVKGGLKVEEAILDGEVVAVGDDGKPLPFQYLMMRFKRKRDLETSSKMFKLKLYLFDAIYVNGVSLIDKPYIERRKILSEISMGIPLVKQIVTNDPSVAEDFLKEALEYGCEGVMIKDLRGPYVPGVRGKFWFKFKQTLEPLDLVIVAAEYGYGRRRRWLSDYYLAARDEETGKFYVVGKTFKGLSDDELEEMTRRLKELAISEEGRRVYVAPKIVVEVLYNEIQKSPKYECGMALRFARINRIVEDKGPEDADTIQHVREIFERQFSWRRLNL from the coding sequence ATGAAAACCGAATTCAAAACTCTAGCTGAGCTTTGTGAGAAACTTGAATCCATGAGTAGGAGGGGGTTGATGGTAAGTGAAGTTGCAGCTTTCCTCAAGAATCTTGATGTCGATGAAATTTCACCTGCAGTATCCATGATTCTAGGTAGAGCATTCCCATTGAGTAGTGGTTTGGAGTTGAATGTTAGTTGGAGCACAATACTCAAGGTTTTGAGGGGGATTGTGCATGGGGATTGGAGGATATTCACAGATGCATTTAAGAAGACTGGGGATGTTGGTTCTGCAGTCAAATTATTCTTGGAGTCTAGTAGGGTTTCTAGGCAGACCACTCTAGCCAGTAAGCATTTAACCATAATTGAGGTTAAACGTTTCTTTGAGGAAATAGCTAAGGCAAGTGGTAGGGGGGCTAGGGATCATAAAGCTAGGCTACTTGAATCCCTATTCAGCTTGGCATCACCAATTGAAATGAAGTATATTGTTAGGATTTTGATTGGTGAGATGAGGACTGGGTTTAGTGAGGGTTTAATGAGGGAAGCCATTTCAGAAGCCTTCAACATACCCATAGAAGTAATTAATAGAGCTATGTTGATGGTTGGAGATTTGGAGGTTCTTGCTGAAACAGCTAAACGTTATGGTTTAAATGGATTCTCCAAACTTGGATTCCAGGTTTTCAGACCAATTAAACCAATGCTTGCAAAGGATGTTGGAAGTTTGAGGGAAGCCTTTGAAATCATTGGTGGTGAAGTTGCTTTGGAGTATAAGCTTGATGGTGTTAGAGTTCAGATACATAGGTCTGGCAGTGAAGTTAAGATTTATAGTAGACGTCTAACTGATGCTACAGGTAGTTTGCCTGAGATAGTGGATGAGGTTAAGGGTGGATTGAAGGTTGAAGAGGCCATATTGGATGGTGAAGTTGTGGCTGTGGGGGATGATGGTAAACCCCTCCCATTCCAGTATCTGATGATGAGATTTAAGCGTAAACGTGATTTGGAAACTTCTTCAAAGATGTTTAAATTGAAATTATACTTGTTCGATGCAATATATGTTAATGGAGTTTCATTGATAGATAAGCCGTACATTGAGCGTAGGAAGATATTGTCTGAAATTTCCATGGGGATACCCCTAGTTAAGCAAATAGTTACCAATGATCCATCTGTGGCTGAGGATTTCCTTAAAGAGGCTTTGGAGTATGGTTGTGAGGGGGTTATGATTAAAGATCTTAGGGGGCCATATGTTCCAGGGGTTAGGGGGAAGTTTTGGTTTAAATTTAAGCAAACCCTTGAACCTCTAGACCTCGTCATAGTTGCAGCTGAGTATGGTTATGGTCGTAGGCGTAGATGGCTTTCAGACTACTATCTTGCAGCTAGGGATGAGGAAACTGGAAAATTTTATGTTGTTGGCAAAACCTTTAAGGGGTTAAGTGATGATGAGTTGGAGGAGATGACTAGGAGGCTTAAGGAGTTGGCGATTAGTGAAGAGGGGAGGAGGGTTTATGTTGCCCCGAAGATTGTCGTGGAAGTTTTATACAATGAGATTCAGAAGAGTCCTAAGTATGAGTGTGGTATGGCTTTGAGGTTTGCAAGGATTAATAGGATTGTTGAGGATAAGGGTCCTGAAGATGCTGATACAATTCAGCATGTTAGAGAGATATTTGAAAGGCAGTTTTCTTGGAGGAGACTTAACCTTTAA